One Pullulanibacillus sp. KACC 23026 DNA segment encodes these proteins:
- a CDS encoding aldo/keto reductase family protein yields the protein MEYRRLGKSGLKVSEISLGSWLTYAGYVAEENAVNTIHKAYDLGINFFDTANVYMTGEAEKVVGKAIKKFQRDSYVLATKVFWPMGDGPNDRGLSRKHIMEQAHASLKRLDVDYVDIYYCHRYDVNTPLEETLRALDDLVRQGKVLYVGVSEWTAEQITDAVHLADKKLLDRIVVNQPQYSMLNRYIEESVLPVSEKHGIGQVVFSPLAQGVLTGKYKIGEAPPEGSRAASGVKAIDHQLTESNLQKVEQLKPIAAELGITMPQLALAWILRQPGVASALVGASRPEQIEDNVKASGIKLSADVLEKIEGILA from the coding sequence ATGGAATATCGTCGTCTTGGTAAGTCTGGTCTGAAGGTCAGTGAAATTAGTCTTGGCAGCTGGCTCACTTATGCTGGTTATGTTGCTGAGGAAAATGCGGTGAACACAATTCATAAAGCCTATGATCTCGGAATCAACTTTTTCGATACCGCCAACGTCTACATGACAGGTGAAGCTGAAAAGGTTGTTGGGAAGGCCATCAAAAAATTCCAACGCGACTCCTATGTTCTTGCAACGAAGGTGTTCTGGCCAATGGGTGATGGTCCAAATGATCGCGGGCTTTCCCGTAAGCACATTATGGAACAGGCTCATGCCAGCTTGAAGCGCCTAGATGTTGATTATGTGGACATCTACTATTGCCACCGTTATGACGTGAATACACCGCTTGAAGAAACGCTTCGTGCTCTTGATGACCTCGTGCGCCAAGGAAAAGTTCTTTATGTTGGTGTCAGTGAATGGACAGCTGAACAAATTACAGATGCTGTACATCTTGCCGACAAAAAACTGCTTGACCGCATCGTCGTGAACCAACCGCAATACAGCATGCTCAACCGCTATATCGAAGAGTCTGTTCTTCCTGTCAGTGAAAAGCATGGTATTGGACAAGTTGTCTTCTCCCCTCTTGCTCAAGGTGTATTAACTGGTAAATATAAAATTGGTGAAGCCCCTCCTGAAGGCAGCCGTGCTGCTTCAGGTGTGAAAGCGATCGATCACCAGCTTACAGAATCTAACTTACAAAAAGTAGAACAATTGAAGCCAATAGCCGCTGAGCTCGGGATCACGATGCCTCAACTTGCTCTCGCTTGGATCCTTCGTCAGCCTGGTGTTGCCAGTGCCCTTGTTGGTGCTAGCCGCCCAGAGCAAATCGAGGACAACGTTAAAGCATCCGGCATTAAACTCAGCGCTGACGTTCTTGAAAAAATCGAAGGTATTTTAGCTTAA
- a CDS encoding peptidoglycan endopeptidase, with amino-acid sequence MKLSFKVLTTAALLSTTLISATHAHAQEVTVKSGDSLSLYAKQYNVNVQDIETQNHLTSDRIYVGQKLNINPSNKYTVKSGDTLWKIAQVNGVTVDELKAWNGLTSDTLQIGQTLNLSSAGQTVSTQASVSTATTYTVKSGDTLSQIAKKYSVTVDQLKAWNGLASDTIRVGQTLKLSSAGQATTTQGSAQTSAVYTVKSGDSLSLIAKKYNITVNQLKAWNGLTSDVIRVGQVLHVSSTPTQDQSQSKALVSVSDQIIQDAESYTGVPYLYGGSTPSGFDCSGFVNYVYNKEGVSIPRTSSALYSGGSKVSTLQKGDLVFFTTNSTGTVSHVGIYIGNNQFISATTSSGVKIDSLSSTYWGPRYLGAKRYL; translated from the coding sequence AAGTGCAACGCATGCTCATGCCCAAGAAGTGACAGTAAAGTCCGGTGATTCATTATCTCTTTATGCGAAGCAATATAATGTGAATGTCCAGGATATTGAAACGCAAAATCATCTGACAAGTGATCGTATTTATGTCGGTCAAAAACTGAACATTAATCCATCTAATAAATATACTGTAAAAAGTGGAGATACACTTTGGAAGATTGCTCAAGTAAATGGTGTAACAGTGGACGAGCTAAAGGCGTGGAACGGTTTAACGAGCGATACACTCCAAATTGGTCAAACACTGAATCTTAGCTCAGCAGGTCAGACGGTATCAACGCAAGCTTCTGTTTCCACTGCTACCACTTATACGGTCAAATCAGGGGATACGTTATCCCAAATTGCCAAAAAGTATAGTGTAACAGTCGACCAGTTAAAAGCGTGGAATGGTTTAGCAAGTGACACCATTCGAGTTGGTCAAACGTTAAAGCTTAGTTCAGCGGGACAAGCTACAACAACTCAAGGTTCTGCTCAAACGTCTGCCGTTTATACGGTCAAATCAGGTGACTCTTTGTCCTTGATTGCCAAAAAATATAATATAACAGTCAATCAGTTAAAAGCTTGGAACGGTTTAACAAGTGATGTCATTCGGGTCGGACAAGTCCTTCATGTCTCATCAACACCAACTCAAGATCAATCTCAATCTAAAGCATTGGTTTCCGTGTCGGATCAAATTATTCAGGATGCCGAAAGCTACACGGGTGTACCTTATTTGTATGGTGGGTCTACGCCGAGCGGGTTTGATTGCAGCGGGTTTGTGAACTATGTTTACAATAAAGAAGGAGTTTCGATTCCTAGAACCTCCTCAGCTCTTTATTCTGGCGGAAGCAAAGTCTCAACCTTGCAAAAAGGGGATCTTGTCTTCTTCACGACCAATAGCACGGGAACAGTGTCCCATGTTGGAATTTATATAGGGAATAATCAATTTATCAGCGCAACAACCAGCAGCGGGGTAAAAATAGACAGCCTCTCAAGTACCTATTGGGGACCTCGCTATTTGGGTGCCAAGCGCTATTTGTAA
- a CDS encoding aldo/keto reductase family protein yields the protein MEYRNLGRTGLKVSEISLGSWLTYGGYVAEENAINTIHKAYDLGINFFDTANVYMRGEAEKVVGKAIKKFSRESYVLATKVFGNMGDGPNDKGLSRKHITEQANASLKRLDVDYIDLYYCHRFDPSTPLEETLRALDDLVRQGKVLYIGVSEWTAEQITEAAHLADKKLLDRFVANQPQYSMLWPKIEKEVIPVSEKHGVGQVVWSPLGQGVLTGKYKKGQQPPAGSRAAEKDLSNLLTDENLEKVDKLTQVAQELDITVAQLALAWVLRQPNVSSALVGASRPEQIEENAKASGIKLSEDTLARISQILG from the coding sequence ATGGAATACCGCAATCTTGGCCGTACTGGTCTTAAAGTCAGTGAAATCAGCCTTGGCAGCTGGTTAACCTATGGCGGCTATGTCGCTGAGGAAAATGCGATCAACACCATTCACAAAGCTTACGATCTAGGCATTAATTTTTTCGATACAGCAAATGTGTATATGCGCGGTGAGGCCGAGAAAGTCGTTGGAAAGGCCATCAAAAAGTTCAGCCGTGAATCCTATGTACTTGCCACTAAAGTGTTCGGTAACATGGGCGACGGTCCTAACGACAAAGGGCTTTCCCGGAAACACATCACAGAGCAGGCAAATGCCAGCTTGAAACGCCTTGATGTTGACTATATTGACCTTTACTATTGCCACCGTTTCGACCCAAGCACACCGCTTGAGGAAACCTTACGTGCGCTCGATGACCTCGTCCGTCAAGGAAAGGTTCTCTATATCGGCGTGAGCGAATGGACCGCCGAACAAATTACCGAAGCCGCCCACCTTGCTGACAAAAAACTCCTCGATCGTTTTGTCGCCAACCAGCCGCAGTACAGCATGCTTTGGCCAAAAATCGAGAAAGAAGTCATCCCTGTCAGTGAAAAGCACGGCGTTGGCCAAGTCGTCTGGTCACCGCTCGGACAAGGCGTCCTTACCGGTAAATACAAAAAAGGCCAGCAACCTCCAGCAGGTAGCCGCGCCGCTGAAAAAGACCTCAGCAACCTTCTCACTGACGAAAATCTAGAAAAAGTAGACAAACTGACCCAAGTGGCTCAGGAGCTCGACATCACCGTGGCTCAACTCGCCTTAGCATGGGTCTTGAGACAACCCAACGTCTCCAGCGCCCTCGTCGGTGCCAGCCGTCCCGAACAAATCGAAGAAAACGCCAAAGCATCCGGCATCAAACTCTCCGAAGACACCCTTGCTCGGATCAGCCAAATCCTAGGTTGA